The nucleotide sequence AGAGTACCAGCTCAACGACTCTGCAGCATagtgggtcacacacacacacacacacacacacacacacacacacacacacacacacacacacacacacacacacacacacacacacacacacacaccaccttgtCCTGCTCACACAGTCTGCTCAGCttggtctgacacacacacacacacacacacacacacacacacacacacacacacacacacacacacacacacacagctcctgcAGTTCCTCTTCCTCCCTAATTCTCATTCCTCTGCAATAACCGAAGGCCTTGAGCAGTCCATTTATTACAGATGCCCGCCCACTCTCTGGCAGACATGTATATCTCTACGGCCTACAGTCCAGTCTGCTTGGTGTTTCAACCTTGAGTGAGACTGTCAATATTTGTTTTGTGTGGGGGTGTCACCCCTGTAGTAGGACTGTAACACACAGGTTGCAGCATGTCTGCTGATTCCTTAACCGTAGCATTTATCTCATGTTGCTGTCTAACAGCAGATTGGCCAGGGCTGTTGTGTTTACCAAACCCTGGAAGCAAAACACCACAGACAGAAGAGCTAGAAAACATGTCCAAATCCCTTTGTCAGTGGGCAGCGTTTGAGCTCAACTCCCTCGGTTCAGTTGTTTTTCTTTCTGAAGTGGTTGTTATTTTTTCGTCCGCATTGTGCCACAGCCTTTCCATTAGCCAATGAAGTCACCAGAGGGGCGGACCCTGCGGTGTGTCATGAGGAACGGAACAGACGTCATCGATTGGCTCTCTGGCCTCAAGTGCCGTAGCTGCTGGCTATTTCCAAATCAATACCCAGAATCATTTTGGCCaggactaccacacacacacacacacacacacacccacacccactgaCCAGCGTCAGGTAGCCTGCCGACCGGCCTCCACAGCGAGGCTGCTGACCCCGATCTCTTCTGCTTGTTTGGGTTAGAACACCTGTGCTGAGTAGTGTGTAATTACTGCTGCTGTAATCTTTTGAAAGAGTAATACAGGGTAGAGTGTTTGATGTGTGTTTTACTGTAGATTTACTGTTGAGGAGGGGGCAGGTGTGTGCGACAAGTCCAGAACTGAGCCCTATGTGGACTATTTTTGTAAAGATTGGCTTATAGGGACCATTCTGGGGGGCACTGATAGTGTGGAAAGTTGGAAAAATGTCACTTGTTTTAACCAGTTCAAGATATAGAAGCAGACATGGTTCATGGCCAAACAAGATTTTAATAGCGTATTGTCCTATTGTTCCATTGATGTATGTGAATTGGATGCATTGACTCCCATCTAaacattttctctctccccctccccccattcTCCAGTTACTTAAACGATTTGGACAGGATATCCCAAGCCACCTATATCCCGACCCAGCAGGATGTCCTGAGGACCAGAGTCAAAACCACAGGCATTGTGGAGACACATTTCACCTTCAAGGACCTCCACTTTAAGTGAGCACTTCCTCCAAATCCCTTTTTAAGTGTAGTCATATTCCCTACTTTAAGTAGGATTACTCAATCTACCTCCCTACTGTGCCTATTGAATCTCTCAAACCCATAGAAAGGTCCTTCGTCCAGTGGTTTCATTGTGCCTGGATGACAGCTGACCATACGACATCAGCAGTGAATCATATCTGTTCTAGAATTCCATTGGCTGATGCCAGAGAGGAAAGGGAACGGTTGGCTCACTGGTCAATACCCATATTTCCAGTGTTGGGGAttagtgaactacatgtagttcaactagtaattGAACTGCATTTTACAGTAACTTGGTGGTAGTTCTACTAAATTCAAATCTAGGTTGTGTTTTCTGAagttagctacaccactacatAGTAAGACAGTTAACTACACACTACTTTTTTACCATGTAGTGGTgaagctaactactggaactgcACACTACTtctttaccatgtagcggtgtagctaactactggaactacacactacttctttaccatgtagcggtgtagctaactactggaactacactctACTtctttaccatgtagcggtgtaactaactactggaactacacactacttctTTTGCAAAAAGAAAAAATAATACCTGCCTAATTGTCACTTGAAACAGTTTTTTGTGTTAAATAGGCTAAATTACATATTAAAAGTAACTTTAGTTAAGAAAATTATATTTTCCTTAATGGAAGTATTAGTGTAGCTTTACTTCTTttagtgtgaagtaattggtagcttggtaaactatattttcagagtcgCTTCCCCAACACCGCATATTTAGTTGTTTTATTACGTCTGTCCCCCACTCCATGTCCAATCGGATATCAAGCCCTTTAAAAATGCTCTTCCTCAACAGTTTGTTCAGCCAAGCCACTCAGTGCAACTCAGCAGAGAACTATGTGGAGCCAATCCAATGCAAACCATATCTAAGTACATTATAGCCCCACAGCCGTCTGTGTGCCAATGGGTGGAAACTGGCTCACAAAGCGGGTGACATTATTAGGGCTTGTTCCCTTGGGTTACATTAATGGGTTATACAGCTCAAAGTGCAAATTGTTAAGGGTATAAacaagaatgttatttaaaatacaaaaacattacatttaacaAAGTTTATACATTTATACCCCACAAAAAAATATTAAACAATTATACCCTCCCTTCTAAATAttttattctgtgttgagcaTTTCTACTGTGTACCATCTCTCCACAACACAGAAAAGCCTccaaaaaaatacaaatgcaCGTATTCTCTGTCATTTCCATCTGGTGGCCTGTTTAACCATCTAACACCTAAACCCATGTTTTCCCTAGTGGCCAATGGCCAATAAAGTTGTTTGTCTTGTGTGAGACGTGCATGGAAACATGCTCCGTTTACATTGTCTGGTGCATtatcctccacttcctcctcagGATGTTTGATGTTGGAGGTCAGAGGTCCGAGAGGAAGAAGTGGATCCACTGCTTCGAGGGTGTCACTGCCATCATCTTCTGTGTGGCCCTCAGCGACTATGACCTGGTGCTGGCtgaggatgaggagatggtgaGTTCCTGTCCAACCAATGGACATGAAATAAgtgtacatgtacagtaccagtcaaaagtttggaaacacctactcattcaagggtttctttatttttactattttctacattgtagaataccagtgaagacatcaaaaccatggaatcatgtagtaaccaaaaaaaagagttaaacaaatctaaatatattttagatacttcaatgtagccaccctttgccttgatgacagctttgtacattcttggcattctcttaaccagcttcacttggaatacttttccaacagtctttaaggaagttcccacatatgctgaacacttgttggctcaaaggacagatttctaccggtctaatgtccattgctcgtgtttcttggcccaagcaagtctcttcttattggtgtcctttagtagtggtttctttgcagcaatttgacaatgaaggccagatttcacagtctcctctgaacagttgatgttgatgtctgttacttgaactctgtgaagcatttatttggactgcaatttctgaggctagtaactctaataaacttatcctctgcagcagaggtaactctgggccttcctttcctgtggcagtttcatcatagtgtttgatggtttttgcgactgcacttgaagaaactttcgaaTTTCTTGAACTTTTATGGATTGACTGACCCccatttcttaaagtaatgatggtctattgtttctctttgcttatttgagctgttcttgccatataatggatttggtcttttaccaaatagggctatcttctgtataccacccctaccttgtcacaactgattggttcaaacacattaagaaggaaagaaaatccacaaattaacttttcacaagccacacctgttaattgaaacgcattccaggtgaacacctcatgaagttggttgagagaatgccaagaatgtgcaaagctgtcaaagcaaAGAGtccctactttgaagaatctcaaatataaaatatgttttgatttgtttaacactgttttgtttactacgtgattccatgttttatttcatagttttgatgtcttcactattattttgtaaggaaaactctggaatgagtaggtgtgtccaaacgtttgactggtattgtGTATCTGTATGAAACCAGCCAAGTCCTGAACAAAAAAATGGTTCTCAATATAATATTTACTTTGAACATGCATTTTAGTGCTGGACTAAGCTTCATTCTGGGTCTGTGAAACTGTCTCTACGAGTCCAAACATGTTTCTGAGTATATCTCGATAGTCTAAATAGGCTTTCTCTCCTCAActcctttccttcatctgcactgatctgaaaaCATAGGATAAAGCAATATGGTGGACGTCCTAGCAGGTGTTTGCTTTCACCTGTCCCGTTTTTCCACATCagtgcagggtagcctagtggttagagcgttggactagtaaccggaatgttgcaagttcaaaccccgagctgacaaggtacaaatctgtcgttctgcacctgaacaggcagttaacccactgttcctaggccgtcattgaaaataataattttttctttaactgacttgcctagttaattaaaggtaaaaaaaatgaaGGCCTGTAGTTCGAAGCCCCACAAAAACCATTGTCCAATGTTGCCGTTTTCTCTCCCCAGAACCGGATGCATGAGAGCATGAAGCTGTTTGACTCCATCTGCAACAACAAGTGGTTCACAGACACCTCCATCATCCTCTTCCTTAACAAGAAAGACCTGTTTGAGGAGAAGATCAAGAAGAGCCCTCTAACTATCTGTTACCCAGAATACGCAGGTACAGTAACACAGCCAACCAGCCATGGTAGACTGTCTATTGAATGATTGGTGATGAGTGTGTGACTTATCACTGGAGTTGTCTGTACATTTTATATGATTTCTTTGTCATTTTGCACAACTGAACAAATAGAACTGAATGTCTCCATGAGTGGAAAGAGGATCTCATATAAACATATAGCGCCGGTAATATAGTTACTGAACAGATGCAGATGGTATGTTGCACCGCATCAGTGTTGTGACAGGAGACGTTCAACAGACATTAGTCACTTCTACCTTTTTTTAAAGAGACCAACGAGAACAACACAAATAGCGGAAAGCCAGGAGGTAGGACATAGTGTTTCTCTATCACCTGTTCCTCCATAACACCACAGGGAGGATATCCCATTTCAACACAGTTCCCATGTGGTCACTTCCTGTGTAATTGTGTTGTCTATACTGGGGAGTATAAGAAATGTTGATCTTTTGTCTCTTGGTTGGtttcttattttattttgtatgGATGACATATGCTTGTTGtgaacagttgaagtcggaagtttacatacaccttagccaaattcctgacatttaatcctcgtaaaaaaaatacctgtcttaggtcagttaggataaccactttattttaagaatgtgaaatgtcagaataatagtgcagagtgattttatttcagcttttatttctttcatcacattcccagtgggtccgaagtgtacataaactcaattagtatttggtagcattgcttttaaattgtttaacttgggtcaaacatttcggtaGCCTTCAATAAGCTTCCTCCTTgctcacatgctttttcagttctgcccacaaattttctataggattgaggacagggctttgtgatggctactccaataccttgactttgttgtgcttAAGGCATTtcaccacaactttggaagtatgcttgggttcattgcccatttggaagacccatttgcgaccaagctttaacttcctaactgatgtcttgagatgttgcttcaatatatcctcatAATTTTCCTGCTTCATGATGCCCtctattttctgaagtgcaccagtccctcctgcagcaaagcacccccacaacatgatgctaccacagccatgcttcacggttgggatggtgttcttcagcttgcaagcgtccccgTTTTCCTccaacataacaatggtcattatggacaaaaagttatatttttgtttaatcagaccagaggacatttctccaaaaagtacaatctttgtccccatgtgcagttgcaaaccgtagtctggcttttttatggcggttttggagcagtggcttcttccttgctgagcggcctttcaggttatgtcgatatagcactcgttttactgtggatataaacacttttgtacctgtttcctccagcatcttcacaaggtcctttgctgttgttctggggattgatttgtactttttgcaacaaagtacgttcatctctcggagacagaactccttcctgagcggtatgatggctatgtggtctcatggtgtttatacttgcgtactattgtttgtacagatgaacgtgttaccttcaggcgtttggaaattgctcccaaggataaaccagacttgtggaagtctacacatttttttttctgaagtcttggctgatttcttttgattttcccatgatgtcaagaaaagaggcactgagtttgaagttaggccttcaaatacatccacaagtactcctccaattgactcaaatgacgtcaattaagctatcagaagcttctaaagccatgacataattttctgaaattttccaagctgtgtaaaggcacagtatgtaaacgtctgacccactggaattctcatacagtgaaataatctgtctataagcAATTGTTAGaacaatgacttgtgtcatgcacaaagtagatgtcctaaccgacttgccaaaactatagtttgttaacaagaaatttgtggcgtggttgaaaatggagttttaatgactccaacctaagtgtatgtaaacttctgacttcaactatatgtactgtCTTAACTATGGGATGAATTCTAACTTGCTCTTCAATTCTCACTTAGTCTCCTATTAACATCAATTCATGACATAGTGAGAATAACTGAAGCAGAGGTTGGGATTCATCCCTTATGAGGAACACCATTACAAATGTGGGGGGTTTTCTTGTCTTGCGGCCAGGCTCCAACACTTACGAGGAAGCTGCGGCCTACATCCAGTGTCAGTTTGAGGACCTGAACAAGAGGAAGGACACCAAGGAGATCTACACCCACTTCACCTGCGCCACAGACACCAAGAACGTGCAGTTTGTCTTCGACGCCGTCACTGACGTCATCATCAAGAACAACCTGAAGGACTGTGGACTCTTCTAAGACCTGGATTTAATCGATGGAAGTTTTCTGGTGAGCCCACCTTTTTTATGTTCCCtttctccatcagtctctcccttctcatcgCTTCTCCTTGTGCAACATAGCCCTGCCCACGCAATGCGGACTTGTGAACTTGTGTCCGTATGTGTAGAGTGCTGGGGGATCGATGTTGGCGCTACATGGTTGTGGGCACATGTCTGACTGGTGGCTGCCATGAGTGCTCACAGTGCCGGTGTTGAGGACTTACAAACATACCGTAAGCTCACTCCATAGCGAGCTCCAAATGTCTCAACCACCAGTTCGATCGCTCAAACGGTTGGTACGTTGTCAATGTGGGAGGTCACGTGTGTTGCGACGCAGAGGATCACTGGTTCAAGCTCAGTATGGGGacagggagagtggaggaagccAAACTGTTAGCAGCACACTGAGATCTGTTACAATAGCATGTTGCAGTCATAGCCAGGTGCGGTTTCAGGCAGGCTGCATCGTGTTGCCCACATTGCCAGTGTGCTAAACTAGTATGCTAGCTTTCCCAGATGGTGAGAGTTATCCTCAGGAGCTCTTGTTGTCGTGTGTATCTCTACCTTCTGAAGACTGGCAGCCAACTTCAAACGTTTTAGAATCAATTGACGTGTTTGAATTGTGCTGCTTCCAGGCTGCATTTGAGATGCAGTTTAACCCTTTCATTATCAACTACTTGTTAAATCTAATCATCTGAAATCAAGGCCCTCTGGAGTCTATTTGGGAGTTTAGTTAAATGCTCTGCTTCATTAATATGTTTGGGGGATGATCATGGCATGGTCAAACAATATTTTCAGGATATTTGAGTGGAACGGCCTTTTGTACTGCCAGGCAGACAATAAGATCTAATGGTGTgtcttcctctatttctctctctaggcGGTGAAAAACCAGCATAATGTGCATTTTCGGGGAGAAGATCAGGAGAATCTGAGTGGGGAGAATCAATTATGGACCATTGCTGTACTGTATTCCACTTTTAATggatttatttatgtttttatcTTGGAACATTTTGAATTTGTGTTTAAACATTTGTGTTTGATGTTTGTCATTGTAAAATCATTTTCACACTTTTCTTTTTTGGAAGAAGCTTGTTTTATTTAGTTTGTTCCTTTTTTATGCCCTCTGGAAAAGGAAGCTTGTTTTATTTAGTTTGGAAAAGGAAGCTTGTTTTATTTAGTTTGTTCCTTTTTTATGCCCTCTGGAAAAGGAAGCTTGTTTTATTTAGTTTGTTCCTTTTTTATGCCCTCTGGAAAAGGAAGCTTGTTTTATTTAGTTTGTTCCTTTTTTATGCCCTCTGGAAAAGGAAGCTTGTTTTATTTAGTTTGTTCCTTTTTTATGCCCTCTGGAAAAGGAAGCTTGTTTTATTTAGTTTGTTCCTTTTTTATGCCCTCTGGAAAAGGAAGCTTGTTTTATTTAGTTTGTTCCTTTTTTATGCCCTCTGGAAAAGGAAGCTTGTTTTATTTAGTTTGTTCCTTTTTTATGCCCTCTGGAAAAGGAAGCTTGTTTTATTTAGTTTGTTCCTTTTTTATGCCCTCTGGAAAAGGAAGCTTGTTTTATTTAGTTTGTTCCTTTTTTATGCCCTCTGGAAAAGGAAGCTTGCCTTTTGGTGGAAATattccttttctccctccccaATTGTTAGGGGAAAGGGATTTGATTTGAGCTCAGTTTGTTGGTACTGTGCCTTTGCATGTCCTTTTCTCTGCGGTCACTGACCAATTTGCTATTTTTTTGCCTGCTAAAATTGTTCCAACATAAAAGGTGAAACGTTTCCTGAGGGATATTAACAATCTTTTGTGCACATTCCCAACCAATTTAGTGGCGGAATTCCCCGTGGTccaaatgtgtgtttgtgtgtgtctcgaTGGTGACCAACGCAGCCCCGCCCACAGGCTGTCCCATACTGACAAAGGGATGTGGTTTTTAACAGTACACCATATCAAATATGTATCCAATATGAACCCTAGCTAGGTCAAGGAGCTTACGTTATGCTGTGGAATTTCAGATCAGCTAAACCGGAGTAATATTTTACTATATATTTTAAGATTTATTTAAGGAGATTTCGGGGACTTGGTCTCTGCGATCACTGCAGAATCACAATTGTAAAGCAAAGTAAAAATGAATGGGGAACAAACACATGGTTATGGTCTTTAACCAGCCAcagctgtctgtgtgttctccaaCAGACGGGGAGCCTTTGTACACTTATTCCCTTATTTTGCTAATAAAACCCTTTACAAACCATTCAGTGAACCTGGCGTCTTCAGTGCTCTCCCGAGTCTATTCATCCGTATGTCATGTAGTTACCCTCATCTATTCATCCTTGTGTCATGTAGTCACCCTCATCTATTCATCCTTGTGTCATGTAGTCACCCTCATCTATTCATCCTTGTGTCATGTAGTCACCCTCATCTATTCATCCTTGTgtcatgtaagtcgctctggataagagcgtctgctaaatgacttaaatgtaaatgtgaaatgtAATGTAGTCAGCCTCATCTATTCATCCTTGTGTCATGTAGTCAGCCTCATCCATTCATCCTTGTGTCATGTAGTCACCCTCATCTATTCATCCTTGTGTCATGTAGTCACCCTCATCTATTCATCCTTGTGTCATGTAGTCACCCTCATCTATTCATCCTTGTGTCATGTAGTCAGCCTCATCTATGCATCCTTGTGTCATGTAGTCAGCCTCATCTATTCATCCTTGTGTCATGTAGTCACCCTCATCTATTCATCCTTGTGTCATGTAGTCACCCTCATCTATTCATCCTTGTGTCATGTCGTCACCCTCATCTATTCATCCTTGTgtcatgtaagtcgctctggataagagcgtctgctaaatgacttaaatgtaaatgtaaaatgtaatgtagtCAGCCTCATCTATTCATCCTTGTGTCATGTAGTCAGCCTCATCTATTCATCCTTGTGTCATGTAGTCACCCTCATCTATTCATCCTTGTGTCATGTAGTCACCCTCATCTATTCATCCTTGTGTCATGTAGTCAGCCTCATCTATGCATCCTTGTGTCATGTAGTCAGCCTCATCTATTCATCCTTGTGTCATGTAGTCAGCCTCACCTATTCATCCTTGTGTCATGTAGTCACCCTCATCTATTCATCCTTGTGTCATGTAGTCACCCTCATCTATTCATCCTTGTGTCATGTAGTCACCCTCATCTATTCATCCTTGTGTCATGTAGTCACCCTCATCTATTCATCCTTGTGTCATGTAGTCACCCTCATCTATTCATCCTTGTGTCATGTAGTCACCCTCATCTATTCATCCTTGTGTCATGTAGTCACCCTCATCTATTCATCCTTGTGTCATGTAGTCAGCCTCATCTATTCATCCTTTCCTTGTGTCATGTAGTCAGCCTCATCTTCATCCTTGTGTCATGTAGTCACCCTCATCTATTCATCCTTGTGTCATGTAGTCACCCTCATCTATTCATCCTTGTGTAGTCATCATTTTTCTGTTTTACCATCCTGTTTCTTTATGCCATGTCGATGTCACACTGATGTCACATGCTGACTGGCTGCCATGCCCAGCTTGCTGGGGAAAACCCCAAAATGTATCCTTCTGTTTAACTTTTGTTTTACTTCACAAGGTGTGACACACTTCACTGTGAAACAGTAGTATAACGGGAGTGATTTTCCCACCATGCTAATTCCCAGTGTCTTTGTTCCTTAACTTTTGTTACTTTAACGTAGCGTTAAATATTTGAATTTCAAGTGTTTCTTGAGTGTTTGGCACAAACGCATACAAAACACATCACAgtgtgtgtgatcaaggaaactGGCAAACCGGAGACAATTCTCCTCGTCTCTAGATTACTCTCCTCTGGTGGCATTTCCCTGTCTGTTTGAAAATACAGCTGTATGGAGTGTGGCACTAATGTTGTTTGTTGGGTGTTGAATGATTGACAGCCTGTTGTCATTGGGTTGTGGGTGACTTAAGGAGAGGCAGAGTCTGGTCAGTGGCCATGGTGGcatgtttggtcataatgacatTAAAAAAATCACTATTCCATCATCTTGTTTCTCTAATCTCATTAGCCAGATTTTCCTGCAGAGCTATTGTTGGTTTAGGTTTTTGGGGGAAATGAAACTCTTTCATGGAGTTTACAGGTTCTTGACAACCTTTCAGGGAGTTTACAGGTTCTTGACAACCTTTCAGGGAGTTTACAGGTTCTTGACAACCTTTCAGGGAGTTTACAGGTTCTTGACAACCTTTCAGGGAGTTTACAGGTTCTTGACAACCTTTCAGGGAGT is from Oncorhynchus gorbuscha isolate QuinsamMale2020 ecotype Even-year linkage group LG14, OgorEven_v1.0, whole genome shotgun sequence and encodes:
- the LOC123994437 gene encoding guanine nucleotide-binding protein G(i) subunit alpha-1, with protein sequence MGCTLSTDDKAAVERSKMIDRNLRDDGEKAAREVKLLLLGAGESGKSTIVKQMKIIHEAGYSEEECKQYRAVVYSNTIQSIIAVIRAMGRLKIDFGDAARADDARQLFVLAGSAEEGFMTAELAGVIKRLWKDGGVQACFSRSREYQLNDSAAYYLNDLDRISQATYIPTQQDVLRTRVKTTGIVETHFTFKDLHFKMFDVGGQRSERKKWIHCFEGVTAIIFCVALSDYDLVLAEDEEMNRMHESMKLFDSICNNKWFTDTSIILFLNKKDLFEEKIKKSPLTICYPEYAGSNTYEEAAAYIQCQFEDLNKRKDTKEIYTHFTCATDTKNVQFVFDAVTDVIIKNNLKDCGLF